In Pirellulales bacterium, the genomic stretch AGCACGGCTACCTAGGCGGCAGCCGAGCGCAGGGCGGTAGTCCTCAAATACTGTCACGAGCGGAAGGCAAGGGATTTGAACCCTCATCCCGACGAGCGGGAACCGCCTTAGCAGAGCGGCCCGGCCAACCGTATCCGGCTACCTTCCAGTTCAGTGGACTCACCGGGAATCGAACCCGGATCCTCAGACTGCCAGCCTGATGTCTTCCCTTTGGACCATGAGCCCGTTTGTTTCAGTGGACCGCCGGGGAGTCGAACCCCGATTTCCTGGTTGCAGGCCAGGTGTCGTCCCGTTGGACCAGCAGCCCATGCAATCTATGATTCACTTCAGAGAACTCTCGCATGATACGAATCGAGCCACATTTGCTTTGGTTAGGCCACGCCGGCGATTGCCGCGACGTAACCAAGGTTCTTGACGCAGGCATTCAAGCCGTGGTTCAGCTTGCAGTCGAAGAATCGCCTGCACAGTTCCCGCGCGAAATTATCTTCGTTCGTATTCCACTTCACGACGGCTCCGACAACTCTCCCGACACTTTGCGGTTGGCCATCGCTACGGTTCAGCAACTGTTAGTGGCCAACACTCCAACTCTGTTGTGTTGCAGCGCAGGAATGAGTCGGTCTCCTGCAATCGCGGCAT encodes the following:
- a CDS encoding dual specificity protein phosphatase family protein; translation: MIRIEPHLLWLGHAGDCRDVTKVLDAGIQAVVQLAVEESPAQFPREIIFVRIPLHDGSDNSPDTLRLAIATVQQLLVANTPTLLCCSAGMSRSPAIAACAIARINTQTPTESLAHIQSRHGTDISPRLWHDLLACFSK